The Streptomyces nitrosporeus genome includes a window with the following:
- a CDS encoding Glu/Leu/Phe/Val dehydrogenase dimerization domain-containing protein, whose product MSTAVGEPQDPALTVHLNGSGGHIKGWVVVDTLVDGLAMGGTRMTTGVTEEEVAGLARDMTEKFTLAGLRIGGAKAGIVADATNSGGAGRDEVFRTFGRTVKPLLHGGIHLGIDMGVTPADRAVFFEEAKYDPRYRLGAPDMPIDWRTYYEPLIDATGHGVGVAAVTALEASGRTGPARVVVQGFGAVGRAVARFLEERGHTVVGVADVRGTISADRLPVAGLVAATDRFGAVDRSRLPQDVKLSGEPDAWLDVDADILILAAQKYAINAENAHRLRAGLVVEGANLASSAAAKEKVAASGAALVPGVIANIGGAASAALAVTRVVPFGLEAAARKAWVFDWVGDRVRQNTRDLLEIAASRAGDPLPELLAARRKER is encoded by the coding sequence ATGAGCACAGCAGTGGGAGAACCGCAGGACCCCGCCCTCACCGTTCATCTGAACGGCAGCGGCGGTCACATCAAGGGCTGGGTGGTCGTCGACACGCTCGTCGACGGCCTGGCGATGGGCGGCACCCGGATGACCACCGGGGTCACCGAGGAGGAAGTCGCGGGCCTCGCCCGGGACATGACCGAGAAGTTCACCCTGGCGGGGCTGCGCATCGGCGGCGCCAAGGCCGGGATCGTCGCCGACGCCACGAATTCCGGGGGCGCGGGCCGCGACGAGGTCTTCCGCACCTTCGGCCGTACGGTGAAACCGCTGCTGCACGGCGGCATCCACCTCGGCATCGACATGGGCGTCACCCCCGCCGACCGGGCCGTCTTCTTCGAGGAGGCGAAGTACGACCCCCGCTACCGGCTGGGCGCCCCGGACATGCCGATCGACTGGCGGACGTACTACGAGCCGCTGATCGACGCCACCGGCCACGGTGTCGGGGTGGCGGCGGTCACCGCCCTGGAGGCGAGCGGCCGTACCGGACCCGCCCGGGTCGTGGTGCAGGGGTTCGGCGCGGTGGGCCGGGCGGTGGCGCGGTTCCTGGAGGAACGCGGGCACACCGTCGTGGGCGTCGCCGACGTCCGGGGCACAATCAGCGCGGACCGGCTGCCGGTGGCCGGACTCGTCGCCGCCACCGACCGGTTCGGGGCCGTCGACCGCAGCCGGCTGCCGCAGGACGTGAAGCTGTCCGGCGAACCGGACGCCTGGCTCGACGTGGACGCGGACATCCTGATCCTGGCCGCGCAGAAGTACGCGATCAACGCCGAGAACGCCCACCGGCTGCGGGCCGGCCTGGTGGTCGAGGGTGCCAACCTCGCGTCCAGCGCGGCGGCCAAGGAGAAGGTGGCCGCGTCGGGGGCCGCGCTGGTCCCGGGCGTGATCGCCAACATCGGCGGCGCGGCCTCGGCCGCCCTGGCCGTCACCCGGGTGGTCCCCTTCGGCCTGGAGGCCGCGGCGCGCAAGGCATGGGTCTTCGACTGGGTCGGCGACCGGGTGCGGCAGAACACCCGCGACCTGCTGGAGATCGCGGCCTCCCGGGCCGGCGACCCGCTGCCCGAGCTGCTCGCGGCCCGCCGGAAGGAGCGCTGA